The following proteins come from a genomic window of Amphiura filiformis chromosome 16, Afil_fr2py, whole genome shotgun sequence:
- the LOC140135843 gene encoding cytosolic beta-glucosidase-like, whose amino-acid sequence MAVLHLLAIVAFHLLIISEAKDSDFIYKEFTNPKRDTFVYGTFPKDFAWGVATASYQIEGAWDADGKGPSIWDTFTHNGRSHKKQNADVACDSYNKYEEDIAMMKKLGVSHYRFSLSWPRILPKGFANEVNREGIEYYKKLLDALHKANIEPMVTLYHWDLPQVLQDMGGWENEMMANYFAAYADLCFQAFGEQVKLWITFNEPTIFSLFGYELGTDAPGLPHNGYGAYRVGHTVIKAHAKAWHLYDQKYRKSQGGKISIVLHGNWFEPKNPDSEFDRAVAEKASYVELGWFANPIFGDGDYPAIMKDMIANNSRIQQLSTSRLPEFTEDDKRMIEGTFDFFGLNHYTTNLVAHKPTVSEHFASFFMEFNGEMSQDKESWPEPAGSPWLYPVPWGLRKLLNHIKQTYGDVPIYITENGFSEGEGPLNTKDTARINYYKAYINEALKAYLIDSVNLKGYFAWSLMDNFEWRSGYSERFGLYHVDFEDPERPRTPRESANVYAKIIKNNGFPVQAGTDHTEL is encoded by the exons ATGGCTGTCCTTCATCTTCTGGCCATAGTTGCATTTCACCTCCTTATCATATCAGAGGCTAAAGACAGTGACTTTATCTACAAAGAGTTCACCAACCCCAAACGAGATACATTCGTCTATGGTACATTTCCGAAGGATTTTGCCTGGGGCGTCGCCACTGCTTCATATCAAATAGAGGGCGCTTGGGATGCGGATGGCAAAGGACCAAGCATCTGGGATACATTCACTCACAATGGAAGGTCACACAAAAAACAGAATGCTGATGTTGCTTGTGATAGCTATAATAAATACGAAGAGGACATCGCGATGATGAAAAAATTAGGCGTGTCACATTATCGTTTTTCTCTGTCATGGCCCCGTATTCTACCGAAAGGTTTTGCGAATGAAGTTAACAGGGAAGGGATCGAATATTATAAGAAGTTGTTGGATGCATTGCATAAGGCTAACATTGAACCTATGGTGACATTGTATCATTGGGATTTGCCACAAGTATTACAGGACATGGGAGGTTGGGAGAACGAAATGATGGCAAACTATTTCGCTGCTTATGCCGATCTTTGTTTCCAAGCGTTTGGTGAGCAAGTGAAACTATGGATAACATTTAACGAGCCTACAATATTCTCATTGTTTGGGTATGAACTCGGCACCGATGCCCCTGGGTTGCCGCATAACGGATACGGAGCATATCGCGTGGGGCATACCGTCATCAAAGCTCACGCAAAGGCGTGGCACCTGTACGATCAGAAATACCGTAAAAGCCAGGGTGGTAAAATATCTATCGTGTTGCATGGTAACTGGTTCGAGCCCAAGAATCCCGACTCGGAATTTGACCGCGCAGTGGCCGAAAAAGCAAGCTACGTTGAACTAGGCTGGTTTGCTAATCCCATATTCGGTGATGGCGATTATCCTGCTATCATGAAAGATATGATCGCTAACAATAGCCGCATTCAACAGCTTAGCACATCACGTCTACCAGAGTTCACTGAGGACGACAAGCGCATGATAGAGGGCACTTTTGATTTCTTTGGTTTGAATCACTACACTACAAACTTAGTTGCTCACAAACCAACAGTGAGTGAACATTTTGCAAGTTTCTTCATGGAATTCAATGGGGAAATGTCGCAAGATAAGGAGTCATGGCCAGAGCCTGCTGGGTCTCCATGGCTATATCCGGTTCCGTGGGGATTAAGGAAGCTACTTAATCATATCAAGCAGACGTATGGAGATGTTCCTATTTATATCACAGAAAATGGCTTCTCAGAAGGCGAAGGACCCTTGAATACCAAAGATACTGCGAGGATTAATTATTATAAAGCCTACATCAATGAAGCTCTTAAAG CTTACCTCATTGATAGCGTCAACTTGAAAGGTTACTTCGCATGGTCACTCATGGATAACTTTGAATGGCGTTCTGGTTACAGTGAACGATTCGGCCTCTATCACGTTGACTTTGAAGATCCAGAACGACCAAGAACACCCAGGGAATCAGCTAATGTATATGCAAAGATTATCAAAAACAATGGATTCCCAGTTCAGGCAGGGACCGACCACACTGAGCTATAA